The following proteins are co-located in the Acidobacteriota bacterium genome:
- a CDS encoding porin family protein: protein MRRTIPILAVTALALMGLSTALADPISAGRPDRGFQVRVGAFMPDGGGDFWDDNEDVFTLNAGDFDDFNLGVTYLYGWSNHLEFGVNLDFFDATVLSEYQAFTDGAGFPIFHDTRLATVPLTADVRFIPGGRFSNRGRGQFETRPMLFVGAGAGINFWEYEEFGDFIDFDDPAQPIVFGVFADRGTAFETHVLAGFEFPISPRVNILGEGRYTWSDDTLNDDFAGLGKIELGGASASVGVSVRF, encoded by the coding sequence ATGAGACGAACTATCCCGATCCTGGCAGTGACCGCCCTGGCCTTGATGGGCCTCTCCACCGCGTTGGCAGATCCGATCTCCGCAGGACGCCCCGACCGCGGTTTTCAGGTTCGCGTCGGTGCGTTCATGCCGGACGGTGGTGGAGACTTCTGGGACGACAACGAAGATGTCTTCACGCTGAACGCGGGCGATTTCGATGATTTCAATCTCGGTGTGACCTACCTGTACGGCTGGAGTAACCACCTCGAATTCGGTGTCAACCTCGACTTCTTCGACGCGACGGTCCTCTCGGAGTACCAGGCGTTCACCGATGGAGCGGGCTTTCCGATCTTCCATGACACTCGCCTGGCGACCGTGCCACTGACGGCAGACGTACGGTTCATCCCCGGCGGTCGTTTCAGCAATCGCGGGCGGGGTCAGTTTGAAACGCGCCCCATGCTCTTCGTCGGCGCCGGTGCCGGGATCAACTTCTGGGAATACGAAGAATTCGGTGACTTCATCGACTTCGATGACCCGGCGCAGCCCATCGTGTTTGGCGTCTTCGCCGATCGCGGAACGGCATTCGAGACCCACGTCCTGGCAGGCTTCGAGTTTCCCATTTCTCCCCGAGTCAACATCCTCGGCGAGGGCCGATACACCTGGTCCGACGACACCCTGAACGACGACTTCGCCGGGCTCGGCAAGATCGAGTTGGGCGGCGCGTCAGCGAGCGTCGGTGTCTCGGTCCGCTTCTGA
- a CDS encoding response regulator, producing the protein MKFEIRCEHCSKGFLVDEQSLGQGFPCPDCHSPISTTGVAATSGPEAAAPLASASATATATATETETATLAPPAVGQVVCPRCSLHFEPGSQESPRGAPARPTVLIVEDMAYFREIASDALKDNYEVRTAETRQQAYDILRGGGIDLMVLDLTLDGGESGIDLLRSFPEKPCSILIYTAKDESEMYGDSWDELHRLGADDIVIKGMNVGESLARKVDSLLGIEPDGEE; encoded by the coding sequence ATGAAATTCGAGATCCGATGCGAACATTGCAGCAAGGGATTCCTGGTGGACGAACAATCGCTGGGTCAGGGGTTCCCCTGCCCGGATTGTCATTCGCCGATCTCCACCACGGGCGTCGCCGCGACGTCAGGTCCGGAAGCGGCAGCGCCACTCGCCTCTGCCTCCGCCACAGCCACAGCCACGGCGACGGAGACGGAGACGGCAACCCTCGCTCCGCCGGCGGTGGGTCAGGTGGTTTGCCCCCGCTGCAGCCTCCACTTCGAACCGGGCAGCCAGGAGTCACCCCGCGGGGCCCCGGCGCGCCCGACCGTGCTCATCGTCGAGGACATGGCATATTTTCGTGAGATCGCCAGTGATGCGCTTAAGGACAACTACGAAGTTCGGACGGCCGAGACTCGACAGCAGGCCTACGACATCCTTCGCGGCGGCGGCATCGATCTGATGGTGCTCGACCTCACGCTCGATGGCGGTGAGTCCGGAATCGATCTCCTCCGCTCGTTCCCGGAGAAGCCCTGCAGCATCCTGATCTACACCGCCAAGGACGAGTCCGAGATGTATGGCGACTCGTGGGATGAACTCCATCGCCTCGGCGCCGATGACATCGTCATCAAGGGTATGAATGTCGGGGAATCGCTCGCACGAAAGGTCGACAGCCTGCTAGGCATCGAACCCGACGGCGAAGAGTAG
- a CDS encoding LysM peptidoglycan-binding domain-containing M23 family metallopeptidase has translation MNCRCKKLGFAVALLIGATAGCAGRQAAFQPSTVGETLPDRAGLYHDVLAGQTLWRIATAYGLTVDALIAVNHIDTEIPLEIGQPLWIPGAHTLRVIPDYPADPRGSSTGERRVVESIDGNEWAWPVPGGRLISEFGAPRGGRRHMGIDVQAGYGAKIVASLDGRVTYSGSGMRGYGKTVMLDHGHGLQTLYAHNSELLVRVGQRVTRGTPIARLGQSGNATGPHCHFELRRNDAPIDPLLLRIAGGPGR, from the coding sequence ATGAACTGTCGGTGTAAGAAACTCGGGTTCGCGGTCGCGCTGCTGATCGGTGCGACGGCGGGTTGCGCCGGTCGACAGGCCGCCTTCCAACCCTCCACCGTTGGCGAGACGCTCCCGGATCGGGCTGGGCTGTACCACGACGTTCTGGCGGGTCAGACGCTCTGGCGCATCGCCACGGCCTACGGGCTAACGGTCGACGCGCTGATCGCGGTCAACCACATCGACACCGAAATCCCGCTCGAGATCGGACAGCCCCTCTGGATTCCGGGCGCACACACGCTTCGAGTGATCCCGGACTACCCCGCCGACCCTCGCGGCTCATCGACCGGCGAACGCCGCGTCGTCGAATCGATCGACGGAAACGAATGGGCGTGGCCCGTCCCGGGCGGGCGACTGATATCCGAGTTTGGTGCTCCGCGTGGGGGCCGACGCCACATGGGGATCGATGTCCAGGCGGGTTACGGGGCGAAGATCGTTGCGTCGCTCGACGGCCGGGTCACCTACAGCGGCAGCGGCATGCGTGGCTACGGAAAGACCGTGATGCTTGATCATGGCCACGGCCTACAAACGCTCTACGCACACAACTCGGAACTGCTGGTCCGAGTAGGTCAGCGCGTGACCCGCGGGACGCCCATCGCCCGATTGGGACAATCCGGCAACGCTACGGGCCCGCACTGCCACTTCGAATTGCGACGAAACGATGCGCCGATCGATCCGCTCCTGCTACGAATTGCCGGAGGACCCGGACGATGA
- the hflK gene encoding FtsH protease activity modulator HflK, whose translation MSDPNIRGVPRPPNFKPPQFSPRWILTAALGIVVLVMVFSMGHSIQPEELGVVTTFGSYSRTIEPGFRVTWPAPIQKVQKVPVQRQLKQEFGFRTVRADTRSQFDSRSFAEESLMLTGDLNVAEVSWITQYRIDDPFKYLFKVDRVSHTFRDMNEAIMRAVIGDRSVTEVLTVGRQEIASEVEVRLQELCDSYETGIKVDQIVLQDVTPPDEVKPSFNEVNQAQQEKERLINEARSEFNRIIPRARGEAQQVLQEAEGYATNRVNRAKGDAALFNELLSAYKRAPDVTRRRIYLEAMQDIYPTIKTKVVIDADLKGLLPLLNLGGETKP comes from the coding sequence ATGAGTGATCCGAATATTCGGGGGGTTCCTCGGCCGCCCAACTTCAAGCCACCCCAGTTTTCACCACGATGGATCCTGACCGCCGCCCTGGGGATTGTGGTCCTGGTCATGGTGTTCTCGATGGGACATTCGATCCAACCCGAAGAGCTCGGCGTCGTCACGACGTTTGGAAGCTACAGCCGGACGATCGAACCGGGATTCCGGGTGACCTGGCCCGCACCGATTCAGAAGGTGCAGAAGGTCCCAGTCCAGAGACAACTCAAGCAAGAGTTCGGTTTCCGTACCGTACGGGCGGACACGCGTAGTCAGTTCGACTCCCGATCGTTTGCGGAAGAGTCGTTGATGCTCACCGGCGATCTGAACGTGGCCGAGGTCAGCTGGATCACCCAGTATCGCATCGACGACCCGTTCAAGTATCTCTTCAAGGTCGATCGGGTCAGTCACACCTTCCGCGATATGAACGAGGCCATCATGCGTGCGGTCATCGGCGACCGCAGCGTCACCGAAGTTCTGACGGTCGGTCGCCAGGAGATCGCCTCCGAGGTCGAAGTTCGATTGCAGGAACTTTGCGATAGCTACGAAACCGGGATCAAGGTGGACCAGATCGTCCTACAGGACGTCACCCCGCCGGACGAGGTCAAGCCGTCGTTCAACGAGGTCAACCAGGCGCAGCAGGAGAAGGAACGACTGATCAACGAAGCCCGTTCCGAATTCAACCGGATCATCCCGCGTGCCCGCGGCGAAGCGCAGCAGGTGCTTCAGGAAGCCGAGGGCTATGCCACGAATCGGGTGAACCGTGCAAAGGGCGATGCAGCTCTGTTCAACGAGCTGCTTAGCGCATACAAGCGAGCGCCGGATGTCACACGTCGTCGTATTTATCTGGAGGCGATGCAGGACATCTACCCGACCATCAAGACCAAGGTGGTCATCGACGCCGACCTGAAGGGGCTTCTACCGCTCCTGAACCTCGGCGGGGAGACAAAGCCATGA
- the hflC gene encoding protease modulator HflC: protein MKKLGGLFIFILVVAAVIVATGSLYVVDETQQVVITRFGEPIGEPITTPGLKLKFPFVDTVNRFEKRFLAWDGDRNQLPTKDKRFIYVDTYARWRITDPLKFFQRLRDVRGAQSRLDDILDGETRNTIARYHLIEVVRSTNREFKANDDLVESNDRVIEAITFGRGKLTEEVLATAQTRVGDLGIEILDFRFKRLNYVNEVRQEVYARMISERNRIAEKFRAEGAGEAARISGEKDKVLKEIQSEAYRDAQIIKGKADAEAADLYAAAYNRDPDFYRFMKSMEVLENTLDSNTTLLLGTDGDLLRYLERMR from the coding sequence ATGAAGAAACTAGGTGGTCTCTTCATATTCATACTCGTCGTCGCGGCGGTCATCGTGGCCACCGGTTCGCTCTACGTGGTGGACGAGACGCAGCAGGTCGTCATCACGAGATTCGGTGAGCCGATCGGCGAGCCGATCACGACACCGGGCCTGAAATTGAAATTCCCCTTCGTCGACACGGTGAATCGATTCGAGAAGAGATTCCTTGCCTGGGACGGCGATCGCAATCAGCTTCCCACCAAGGACAAACGATTCATCTACGTCGATACCTACGCGCGTTGGAGAATCACCGATCCGTTGAAGTTCTTCCAGCGTCTGCGAGACGTACGTGGTGCCCAGTCGCGTCTGGACGATATCCTCGACGGTGAGACGCGTAACACGATTGCGCGATACCACCTGATCGAGGTTGTGCGTAGCACCAACCGCGAGTTCAAGGCCAACGACGATCTGGTGGAAAGCAACGATCGCGTGATCGAGGCCATCACCTTTGGTCGCGGCAAGTTGACCGAGGAAGTACTCGCGACCGCACAGACCCGCGTGGGGGATCTCGGCATCGAGATCCTCGATTTCCGGTTCAAGCGCCTGAACTACGTCAACGAGGTCCGTCAAGAGGTCTACGCTCGAATGATCTCCGAAAGGAATCGGATCGCCGAGAAGTTCAGAGCCGAGGGTGCGGGCGAAGCCGCTCGCATCAGTGGTGAGAAGGACAAGGTGTTGAAGGAGATCCAGTCCGAGGCCTACCGCGATGCGCAGATTATCAAGGGCAAGGCGGACGCCGAGGCCGCAGATCTCTATGCCGCGGCGTACAACCGGGATCCGGATTTCTATCGGTTCATGAAATCGATGGAGGTTCTCGAGAACACACTGGACAGCAACACCACGCTGTTACTCGGAACCGACGGTGATCTACTTCGCTATCTCGAGAGGATGCGCTGA
- a CDS encoding XdhC family protein, protein MTDVGKIIDAYRAAIESNRTGVLATIVHVEGSAYRRPSARMLWLEGGDRIGAITGGCLDAELDQQAREVLRSGERKTLTYDLRSPDDILWGSGSGCPGEVQILLEPLEAELPGDLNFIAACREARRSGVVATVFDAPPAGPISVGLRQLLVSSDEPIALSKSPSPTLQSALDDVWNERRTRSIRYQDDAGRVGVLLEYVELAPNLVVFGAGDDARPLVRLAAECGWVVQVQDARPAYASDDRFPAADRVSCVPVSNLDPSMFPVDRATAVVLMTHHFLNDLEILKQLLPTAIPYVATLGPIARAKELRNRLIDDDVFRADDPPTNWYAPAGLDIGSETAEEIALAILAEARAVLSGRLGESLRERRRSLHQVR, encoded by the coding sequence TTGACCGACGTCGGCAAGATCATCGACGCGTATCGGGCGGCTATCGAGTCGAACCGAACGGGTGTGCTGGCGACCATCGTCCATGTCGAAGGGTCGGCGTATCGCCGGCCGTCGGCACGGATGTTGTGGCTCGAGGGTGGCGATCGTATCGGGGCGATCACCGGCGGTTGTCTTGACGCCGAGCTGGATCAACAGGCCAGAGAGGTGCTTCGCAGTGGGGAGCGGAAGACGCTGACCTACGATCTTCGATCTCCCGACGATATTCTCTGGGGATCGGGGTCGGGTTGCCCCGGTGAAGTGCAGATCCTCCTGGAGCCGCTCGAGGCCGAGCTGCCCGGGGACCTGAACTTCATCGCGGCATGCCGCGAGGCACGTCGCAGCGGGGTCGTCGCGACGGTGTTTGATGCCCCACCGGCGGGACCGATCTCCGTGGGCCTGCGCCAGTTGTTGGTCTCGTCCGACGAACCCATCGCTCTATCGAAGTCGCCGTCGCCGACGCTTCAGAGCGCACTCGATGACGTCTGGAACGAGCGTCGAACCCGATCGATTCGTTACCAGGATGACGCGGGGCGCGTCGGCGTCCTGCTGGAGTATGTCGAGTTGGCACCCAACCTGGTGGTGTTCGGCGCGGGTGACGATGCCCGGCCCCTCGTCCGACTGGCCGCGGAGTGCGGCTGGGTCGTGCAGGTTCAGGATGCACGTCCGGCGTACGCGTCCGACGATCGATTTCCGGCGGCGGATCGAGTCTCGTGTGTCCCGGTCTCAAACTTGGACCCGTCGATGTTCCCGGTTGATCGCGCGACGGCGGTCGTCTTGATGACCCATCATTTTCTCAACGACCTGGAGATCTTGAAGCAGTTGTTGCCGACGGCCATCCCCTACGTGGCAACTCTGGGACCCATCGCGCGTGCGAAAGAACTGCGTAACCGACTGATCGACGACGATGTGTTCCGAGCTGACGATCCGCCGACGAACTGGTACGCACCGGCGGGTCTGGATATCGGGTCGGAGACGGCGGAGGAGATCGCGTTAGCCATCCTCGCGGAGGCCCGCGCGGTGCTGTCGGGGCGACTGGGTGAATCCCTTCGCGAGCGACGACGATCGCTCCACCAGGTTCGATGA
- a CDS encoding nucleotidyltransferase family protein: MTAAILLAAGGGRRLGQIKPLLTHHGTPLVQRAVTAAREVGCRPIVVVTGFGESQVLEVLAGQNVLTVSNPRWERGIASSIRTGVAALGPQVGSTRSVLLLVCDQPALDASVLGRLLATHDDHADRITACEYAETCGTPAVFGVSWLDDLRSLRGDTGARQIFERAGDRLHRVVWPAGANDVDCPEDLHHLDAPPDG; this comes from the coding sequence ATGACGGCGGCGATCCTGCTCGCCGCCGGCGGGGGGAGGCGACTCGGTCAGATCAAGCCGCTTCTGACCCACCATGGAACGCCGCTGGTTCAGCGCGCCGTGACGGCCGCTCGCGAAGTGGGTTGCCGACCGATCGTGGTGGTGACCGGGTTTGGCGAGTCGCAGGTCCTCGAGGTTCTCGCCGGTCAGAACGTGCTGACGGTCTCCAATCCCCGGTGGGAGCGGGGGATCGCATCCAGCATACGGACCGGCGTGGCGGCGCTCGGACCCCAGGTCGGATCTACCCGATCGGTCCTGCTTCTTGTTTGCGATCAGCCGGCGTTGGATGCCTCGGTTCTCGGGCGTCTCCTGGCGACGCACGACGACCACGCCGATCGCATCACCGCGTGTGAGTACGCCGAGACCTGCGGGACGCCTGCGGTTTTCGGCGTGTCGTGGTTGGACGACCTCAGGAGTCTGAGAGGGGATACCGGAGCTCGGCAGATCTTTGAACGCGCAGGAGATCGGCTCCACCGGGTTGTCTGGCCGGCAGGGGCCAACGACGTGGATTGCCCGGAAGATCTGCATCATCTCGACGCCCCACCCGACGGATAG
- a CDS encoding TlpA family protein disulfide reductase encodes MKVFRPSVSLIAVLFGTFFGGMTACAQPVDGGEPATPAQQTQRTQQAQPAEQAQKTQQPQLPRVQPATMESVFPAYSYKNLNTAAGGPATIDLATYIGKTPLALYYWIPGHARSDEVLKQVQSLVAAAGGPDKLTLIAVTLPKPGLEASVVQTRATEHGVTVPVLDDSEFRIGQQLRVQSVPNLTLIDGKGMLRLSNGASLKQVIGYKLTVEAAVQRLAESGKLGTYGFLDYYAAVEELVGQPAPDFKAPLISTSVEQRWSSMIQKEKVNLLIFWSVDCPHCRKTMPQISEWFKGNGTGFNVVSAAFVKNDAVRTKTKEYCEANSFSFPTLVDSDQKVAALYSVTSTPTILVVRGDGVIDSVLLTTDDSFPTKMREIRERLM; translated from the coding sequence ATGAAGGTCTTTCGTCCATCCGTGTCGCTCATCGCCGTATTGTTCGGCACATTTTTCGGCGGTATGACCGCGTGCGCCCAGCCGGTCGATGGCGGAGAGCCGGCGACCCCGGCCCAGCAGACGCAACGCACCCAACAGGCTCAACCGGCCGAGCAGGCGCAAAAGACCCAGCAACCCCAACTTCCGCGGGTACAACCCGCCACCATGGAGTCGGTGTTTCCGGCCTACTCGTACAAGAATCTCAACACCGCAGCGGGCGGCCCGGCGACGATCGATCTAGCGACGTACATCGGCAAGACCCCACTCGCGTTGTATTACTGGATTCCCGGGCACGCGAGATCCGATGAAGTGCTCAAGCAAGTTCAGTCCCTCGTCGCCGCGGCGGGCGGGCCCGACAAACTCACATTGATAGCCGTGACGCTTCCGAAGCCGGGGCTCGAAGCCAGTGTCGTCCAGACGCGGGCGACGGAACACGGGGTGACGGTTCCCGTTCTCGATGACAGCGAGTTTCGCATCGGGCAGCAATTGCGGGTTCAGTCGGTGCCGAATCTCACACTGATCGACGGCAAGGGCATGCTTCGATTGTCCAATGGCGCCTCGCTGAAGCAGGTCATCGGCTACAAGCTAACCGTCGAGGCGGCGGTTCAACGTCTGGCAGAGAGCGGGAAGCTCGGCACGTACGGGTTCCTCGACTACTACGCCGCGGTTGAAGAGTTGGTGGGGCAGCCGGCGCCGGATTTCAAGGCACCTCTGATCTCGACAAGTGTCGAGCAACGCTGGTCCAGCATGATCCAGAAGGAGAAGGTCAATCTCCTCATCTTCTGGTCGGTGGACTGTCCGCACTGCAGGAAGACGATGCCGCAGATCAGCGAGTGGTTCAAGGGCAACGGGACGGGATTCAATGTCGTCAGCGCAGCGTTCGTCAAGAACGACGCCGTACGAACGAAGACCAAGGAATACTGTGAGGCCAACAGTTTCTCGTTTCCGACGCTCGTAGATAGCGACCAGAAGGTCGCGGCGCTCTACAGCGTGACGTCGACACCGACGATTCTGGTGGTTCGGGGCGACGGCGTGATCGATTCGGTCCTGCTCACGACGGACGATAGCTTCCCGACCAAGATGCGCGAAATACGCGAACGCCTGATGTGA
- a CDS encoding HAD-IA family hydrolase encodes MTSDLRYSTILLDVGETLITADPPFGVVYSRVLAAHGVTAEADQLRRVIQELWTAIPQDLPPGTDRFRVFGGGEEEFWRRFVQQVVTRIAGRPLADEKANQALTEIREAFLDRRAWSVFDDVIPTLAALDEQGVRLGVVSNWDSNLPRILDALDLHDPFETVVVSHLEGIEKPSPELFMVALDRLGVRPNEVLHIGDMPDLDAGGASAAGIDAMVVNRRGRLDETTPGVLPDLWRLPQIARSGAPIYESR; translated from the coding sequence GTGACGTCTGATCTCCGCTATTCGACGATTCTGCTGGATGTCGGAGAAACGCTCATCACCGCGGATCCCCCGTTCGGTGTCGTCTACTCACGGGTCCTGGCCGCTCACGGAGTCACCGCCGAGGCGGATCAATTGCGGCGTGTGATTCAGGAACTGTGGACGGCGATCCCACAGGACCTACCACCGGGCACCGATCGCTTTCGCGTCTTTGGCGGTGGTGAGGAAGAGTTCTGGAGACGATTCGTTCAGCAAGTGGTCACCCGTATTGCGGGTCGCCCCCTTGCCGATGAGAAGGCGAATCAGGCGTTGACCGAGATACGCGAGGCCTTTCTCGATCGTAGGGCCTGGTCGGTCTTCGATGACGTGATCCCGACGCTCGCCGCCCTCGATGAGCAGGGTGTGCGACTCGGGGTGGTATCCAACTGGGACTCGAATCTACCCCGCATCCTCGACGCGCTCGATCTTCACGACCCGTTCGAGACGGTCGTCGTCTCTCACCTGGAGGGAATCGAGAAACCGTCTCCGGAGCTGTTCATGGTTGCATTAGATCGACTCGGCGTTCGCCCGAATGAAGTGCTGCACATCGGCGACATGCCGGACCTGGATGCCGGCGGGGCCAGCGCCGCCGGAATCGACGCCATGGTCGTCAATCGACGCGGCCGGTTAGACGAGACGACACCGGGGGTTCTGCCCGATCTCTGGCGGCTTCCGCAGATCGCCAGATCGGGCGCGCCGATCTATGAGTCCCGCTGA
- a CDS encoding PP2C family protein-serine/threonine phosphatase: MGSDSSNNQESLGQTVLDDIRKTSIKRRFWQELTDLYDFYLDEEKRTELADYGRIRRAFMVLGWLLKGLLFKLSPARRLALLAALLFTVAAQTSLTLFERRISADLRPAGFIVLLVILMLELKDKLLAKDEIQVAREVQLALLPNSHPKIPGWQIWSYSRPANDVGGDLVDYLELGGFRHGVILGDVAGKGLGAALLTAKLQATLSALITDAASLDELGARLNTILVRDGIDNRFATAFYAEIEHDSDDIRYLNAGHNPAYVIREGRLETLGASAMPLGMMPGTQYREESVRICKGELLIIYSDGLTEAEDEDGQDFGNDKLEAMLPDLRGLTAEQAGRKVLRAVDRFLADQRPGDDLSLVILVRT, encoded by the coding sequence ATGGGCTCCGACAGTTCCAACAATCAGGAGAGTCTGGGTCAAACCGTTCTCGACGATATTCGGAAGACCTCGATCAAGCGGCGGTTCTGGCAAGAGCTCACGGACCTCTACGATTTCTACCTCGACGAGGAGAAGCGTACCGAACTGGCCGATTACGGACGGATCCGCCGGGCGTTCATGGTGCTCGGCTGGCTGCTGAAGGGTCTGCTGTTCAAGCTGTCTCCGGCGCGACGTCTGGCGCTCCTCGCCGCGCTCCTGTTCACCGTGGCCGCACAGACCTCACTGACACTCTTCGAACGGAGGATCAGCGCCGACCTCCGCCCCGCCGGCTTCATCGTCCTTCTGGTCATCCTGATGCTGGAGTTGAAAGACAAGTTGTTGGCCAAGGATGAGATCCAGGTAGCGCGTGAAGTTCAGCTGGCGTTGCTACCCAACAGCCATCCCAAGATCCCGGGCTGGCAGATCTGGAGTTACTCGCGGCCGGCCAACGACGTCGGTGGCGATCTCGTCGACTATCTCGAACTGGGAGGGTTCCGCCACGGAGTCATTCTTGGAGACGTCGCCGGGAAGGGTCTTGGAGCCGCCCTACTGACCGCAAAGTTGCAGGCGACTCTGAGTGCACTGATCACGGACGCGGCATCGCTGGACGAACTTGGCGCACGACTCAACACGATCTTGGTCCGTGACGGGATCGACAATCGATTCGCCACGGCATTCTACGCCGAGATCGAACATGACTCCGACGACATCCGGTACCTCAATGCAGGCCACAACCCGGCGTACGTCATCCGCGAGGGCCGCCTGGAGACGCTCGGGGCTTCGGCTATGCCGTTGGGGATGATGCCGGGTACTCAGTACCGTGAGGAATCCGTGCGAATCTGCAAGGGCGAACTCCTCATCATCTACTCGGATGGACTGACCGAGGCCGAAGACGAGGACGGGCAGGACTTCGGGAATGACAAACTCGAGGCGATGCTGCCGGACCTGCGCGGCCTCACGGCGGAGCAGGCGGGCCGCAAGGTACTGCGCGCGGTCGATCGCTTTCTGGCGGATCAGCGGCCGGGAGACGACCTCTCGCTGGTCATTCTCGTCCGAACCTGA
- a CDS encoding ABC transporter ATP-binding protein yields the protein MIEASGLSKKYGEFHAVSDLSFSIAPGEIVGLVGPNGAGKTTTLRCLTGIIPPTTGKITIGGFDLQEHPIEAKRQFAYVADEPKLFDYLTVIDHLSLIGRLYNVGETHERAEKLLGEFDLDDRRLAYPSELSRGMKQKLLVAMALLHEPRLLVLDEPLTGLDPLAMRRMRERIREAASTGVSVILSSHMLQLVEELCDRILILRQGKKLAEGSLDEIRTRLLPELGESADLEEVFLRATQTDADE from the coding sequence ATGATCGAGGCATCCGGCCTATCGAAAAAGTACGGTGAGTTTCACGCGGTATCGGACCTGAGTTTCTCGATCGCTCCCGGGGAGATCGTGGGTCTCGTCGGTCCCAACGGTGCGGGCAAGACGACCACGCTTCGCTGCCTGACCGGGATCATCCCGCCGACCACCGGCAAGATCACGATCGGCGGCTTCGATCTGCAGGAGCATCCGATCGAGGCCAAGCGACAGTTCGCGTACGTCGCGGATGAACCGAAACTGTTCGACTATTTGACCGTCATCGATCATCTGTCCCTCATCGGACGTCTCTACAACGTGGGAGAAACCCACGAGCGCGCCGAAAAACTCCTAGGTGAATTCGATCTGGATGATCGACGTCTTGCCTATCCGTCTGAACTCTCCCGTGGAATGAAACAGAAGCTCCTGGTCGCGATGGCGCTCTTGCACGAGCCTCGGCTATTGGTGCTCGATGAGCCGCTCACGGGGCTCGATCCCCTGGCGATGCGACGGATGCGGGAGCGAATCCGGGAGGCGGCGTCGACCGGTGTCTCGGTCATCCTGTCTTCTCATATGCTTCAACTCGTTGAGGAACTCTGTGATCGGATCCTGATTCTCCGTCAAGGGAAGAAACTGGCGGAGGGCTCGCTCGACGAGATCCGAACCCGACTGCTGCCGGAGTTGGGAGAGTCTGCCGACCTGGAAGAGGTCTTCCTGCGGGCGACTCAGACGGATGCCGACGAGTGA